The following coding sequences are from one Hyphomicrobiales bacterium window:
- a CDS encoding LacI family DNA-binding transcriptional regulator: MKDVARLADVSVTTVSATLSGAAPVSETLQKRVWDAISEAGYQPDLIARNLRKGTSTTVGLVVPDIAVPWAAHLARAMQQALSDRGYHMLFASSGDDPEREFREIALMMAHKVAGLIIAPTSLGEGYADRFVKTVRGPVVLVDRVLPGTGFDTVTDDNVYGAQLVTRYLLRLGHKQIAFLAGRPTISASYERYDAFRSVLSSDGVEPREELMQQSIFKRKQAYSAVQQLMSLPAPPTAIICLTIAQLKGTMEGLKNMGLRVPDDVSVICFDGHHPAEGWTPSITALSPDIAAHSQQTAKLLLSQFAGNEPRGEVIRIKPLLQIRESCRAIG, encoded by the coding sequence ATGAAGGACGTAGCGCGGTTGGCCGATGTATCGGTGACAACCGTGTCAGCAACCCTTTCTGGCGCAGCGCCGGTGAGCGAAACGCTGCAGAAACGGGTTTGGGACGCAATTTCCGAGGCCGGCTACCAGCCCGATCTCATCGCACGAAATCTGCGCAAGGGAACCTCAACAACCGTCGGCCTGGTCGTGCCCGATATTGCCGTGCCATGGGCGGCGCATCTGGCGCGCGCCATGCAGCAGGCTTTGTCAGACCGCGGCTACCATATGCTGTTTGCAAGCAGCGGTGATGATCCCGAACGGGAATTTCGGGAGATTGCCCTGATGATGGCGCACAAGGTGGCTGGCCTTATCATCGCGCCCACCAGCCTTGGCGAGGGTTATGCGGATCGTTTTGTGAAGACCGTGCGCGGTCCGGTGGTCCTTGTGGACCGAGTTCTACCGGGCACGGGCTTCGATACGGTGACCGATGATAATGTTTACGGCGCTCAACTCGTCACACGCTATTTGTTGCGACTTGGCCATAAACAGATTGCCTTTCTCGCCGGACGCCCGACGATTTCGGCATCCTACGAACGTTACGATGCGTTCCGGTCGGTGCTATCCAGTGATGGCGTGGAGCCTCGTGAAGAGCTGATGCAGCAATCGATTTTTAAACGCAAACAAGCCTACTCGGCGGTCCAGCAGCTTATGTCTCTGCCGGCCCCGCCGACCGCGATTATCTGTCTGACCATTGCCCAGCTGAAAGGCACCATGGAGGGATTGAAGAATATGGGGCTTCGGGTGCCCGATGATGTTTCAGTCATCTGTTTTGACGGGCATCACCCGGCCGAAGGATGGACGCCATCGATAACGGCGCTGTCACCTGATATTGCCGCACACAGCCAGCAGACGGCAAAACTGTTGCTCTCTCAATTTGCAGGCAACGAACCCAGGGGCGAGGTCATCCGGATCAAACCGCTGCTCCAGATCCGCGAATCTTGCCGCGCCATCGGCTAG
- a CDS encoding N-acetylmuramoyl-L-alanine amidase, giving the protein MASELVAREERDLAWHRRKGRIRDGEFQGLPVLHFDDNEHSGFFYKSRTRKTGICLHYTEGYLGGDISYLTRHDYKVSVPFLIGQSGKIVQLFDPDYWSYHLGRGAIGGNTRGSKALIGIELNSVGHIEKSGDLMFTYWGNEYCRATETNYYTKLRSAYRGYEYYAAFTALQYKSLNALLDALCDKYDIPRRFLNLSTRFEPFARSEEAAKFRGISSHVNYRSTGKRDIGPAFEWHRIGAN; this is encoded by the coding sequence ATGGCAAGTGAATTGGTAGCTCGCGAGGAGCGTGATTTAGCCTGGCATCGTCGCAAAGGACGTATCCGTGATGGAGAATTTCAAGGCCTCCCGGTGCTTCACTTCGACGACAATGAGCACTCTGGTTTTTTCTATAAATCTCGCACAAGGAAAACGGGGATTTGCCTTCATTACACTGAAGGCTATTTGGGGGGCGATATTTCGTATCTTACCCGCCACGATTATAAAGTGAGCGTACCATTCTTGATCGGGCAGAGCGGAAAAATCGTGCAGCTATTCGACCCTGACTATTGGTCATATCATTTGGGACGTGGCGCAATAGGCGGAAACACGCGTGGCTCAAAGGCATTGATTGGCATTGAGTTGAACTCGGTTGGACACATTGAAAAATCTGGTGACTTGATGTTCACGTATTGGGGAAATGAGTACTGCCGCGCGACAGAAACAAATTATTACACAAAATTACGTTCTGCCTATCGCGGGTATGAGTATTATGCTGCATTTACTGCCTTACAATACAAAAGCTTAAATGCTCTCCTGGATGCCTTATGCGATAAATACGATATTCCACGTCGATTCCTGAACCTTTCGACGCGGTTTGAGCCATTCGCAAGATCGGAAGAAGCAGCCAAATTTCGAGGTATCTCAAGCCACGTGAATTATCGTAGTACGGGGAAGCGAGATATCGGTCCAGCATTTGAATGGCACCGCATTGGTGCGAACTGA
- a CDS encoding ABC transporter substrate-binding protein, with protein MRSLRYIIVPGLAATLLAASTMAAAAQETLRLRMNGDINVMDPIATTNFTIRNASYLIYDTLFALDADYAVQPQMAGGYELSDDGMTYTITLRDGLMFHDGSPVTAADAVASLERWAEVDGLGRILFSKMDTITASDDDTFVIQMAEPWGLVLDALAKISSNVPVIMPARLAATPASEAVSEPIGSGPYRIVMDEWVPGSIAVFERFDDYVPRSEPASMAAGGKIAHFDRVELIHIPDTATAIDALIAGEIDWVEEVPADMLAFFDGQNDAMPIAARQSGNSMQLVVNHLNPPFDNPDIRHALQLALEQTPFLQAAFGNNTERFLECAAVFFCNGPYASDANTERVLERNLEEAAALLERGGYDGTPVLLMHVTDIATHDVYYSVLKPMLEEAGFVVEEQISDWATVATRRASKAPVDEGGWNLFFTGWGYIDQINPMTNVYVSGACDDAWFGWACSPELQRLREDFAVAQSDAEKAALAEEMQVLTHDLVSYVPLGQVFPSQGIATNLEGFLESPVPFFWNVRRAN; from the coding sequence ATGCGATCACTCAGATACATTATCGTGCCAGGGTTGGCGGCCACGCTGCTGGCCGCAAGCACGATGGCCGCGGCTGCACAGGAAACCCTGCGCCTGCGAATGAACGGCGACATCAATGTGATGGATCCGATCGCAACCACGAACTTCACGATTCGTAACGCCTCCTATTTGATCTATGACACCCTGTTTGCGCTGGATGCTGACTACGCGGTTCAGCCGCAGATGGCCGGGGGTTACGAGCTGTCCGACGATGGGATGACCTACACCATCACGCTGCGTGACGGTTTGATGTTCCACGACGGATCACCTGTGACGGCAGCAGATGCTGTTGCATCGCTGGAACGCTGGGCGGAAGTCGATGGTCTTGGCCGCATTCTCTTTTCAAAGATGGACACCATCACCGCCAGTGATGATGACACGTTCGTCATTCAGATGGCTGAACCTTGGGGCCTAGTGCTCGATGCGCTCGCGAAGATATCCTCCAACGTACCTGTGATCATGCCGGCCCGATTGGCAGCGACGCCAGCCAGCGAAGCGGTGAGCGAGCCGATCGGCTCCGGCCCATATCGCATTGTGATGGATGAGTGGGTCCCTGGTAGCATCGCGGTGTTCGAGCGGTTTGATGATTATGTGCCGCGCTCAGAGCCTGCCAGCATGGCTGCTGGTGGCAAGATTGCCCATTTTGATCGGGTTGAGCTGATCCACATTCCCGATACTGCCACGGCCATCGACGCGCTCATTGCTGGCGAGATCGACTGGGTAGAAGAGGTGCCAGCCGACATGCTTGCTTTCTTTGATGGTCAGAATGATGCCATGCCCATTGCCGCCCGCCAGTCCGGCAACTCCATGCAGCTGGTGGTCAACCATCTCAATCCACCATTCGACAATCCTGATATTCGTCATGCGCTGCAATTGGCCCTTGAACAGACCCCGTTCCTGCAGGCCGCCTTTGGTAACAACACCGAGCGCTTTCTTGAGTGTGCGGCCGTGTTTTTTTGCAATGGACCTTACGCGTCGGATGCCAACACCGAGCGCGTGCTGGAGCGCAATCTGGAAGAAGCCGCTGCTCTACTGGAGCGCGGCGGCTATGACGGTACGCCGGTTCTCTTGATGCATGTGACCGACATTGCCACGCACGATGTTTACTACTCGGTGCTTAAGCCCATGTTGGAAGAGGCAGGCTTTGTCGTCGAAGAGCAGATCAGTGATTGGGCCACGGTTGCTACGCGTCGTGCCAGCAAGGCGCCGGTTGATGAAGGCGGTTGGAACCTCTTCTTCACCGGATGGGGCTACATTGATCAGATCAACCCGATGACCAATGTCTATGTGTCGGGCGCTTGCGATGATGCCTGGTTCGGCTGGGCCTGTTCTCCAGAATTGCAAAGACTGCGGGAGGACTTTGCGGTCGCCCAGAGCGATGCGGAGAAAGCCGCTCTGGCTGAGGAGATGCAGGTGCTGACCCATGATCTGGTGAGCTATGTGCCACTTGGTCAGGTTTTCCCGTCTCAGGGCATCGCCACCAACCTTGAAGGTTTCCTGGAAAGCCCGGTCCCTTTCTTCTGGAACGTTCGCCGGGCAAACTAA
- the putA gene encoding bifunctional proline dehydrogenase/L-glutamate gamma-semialdehyde dehydrogenase PutA has product MIDINQAWDENKRRSEADVLGDLERTAQLEPGSRAAIVTRATSLVEQIREASRPGLMETFLAEYGLSTSEGVALMCLAEALLRVPDPKTIDALIEDKIAPSNWSDHLGQSSSPLVNASTWGLLLTGRVLDDAEPGVAGTLRSMVRRLGEPVIRTAVAAAIKQMGRQFVLGEDIGAAMQRARGMEANGYTYSYDMLGEGAITAADAQRYARAYRDAIAHISAACKGPDITINPGISVKLSALHPRYEVAQTDRVMTELVPVLTGLARQAADAGMGLNIDAEEANRLALSLKVVEATLADPRLAGWSGFGVVVQAYGQRAGGVIDELHRMAETHDRRIMVRLVKGAYWDMEIKHAQVQGLDGFPVFTRKAASDVSYIGLAQKLLRLTDRIYPQFATHNAHSVAAVLEMAEDLPREAFEFQRLHGMGEALHDLVLADKGTRCRIYAPVGAHRDLLAYLVRRLLENGANSSFVNQIVDKSVPASVVAACPFEQLATDMSSGGSTVTTGPELFAPDRRNAAGFDLSDVNELSRIDAARQRPAGLTVGPIIAGTPIGGISEAIADPSSGEIIGSTELASADDVATALSAASPWTAPPSDRATVLRRAADMFEAEFGEAFALLAAEAGKTLGDAVAELREAVDFLRYYAREAETLETPARGVFTCISPWNFPLAIFSGQVAAALAAGNAVLAKPAETTPAIAAWAVQKLHQAGVPHAALQFLPGTGSQIGTALTSDPRVGGVAFTGSTATARRIQSAMATGCAPGTPLIAETGGLNAMIVDSTALPEQAVRDIIVSAFQSAGQRCSALRCLYLQEDIAAPFLERLAGAMDELVLGNPWDIATDIGPIISETAAVRINAYIDAAARDGRLIHRREAPNLGSFVGPALISVSGIDDLEEEVFGPVLHVATFKADEIDRVIAAINATGYGLTFGLHTRIDDRVQTIADAVDAGNIYANRNQIGAIVGSQPFGGEGLSGTGPKAGGPHYLTRFTASPAPQISADWATPTDIGALKKALRALDTRSVLSQTQILPGPTGELNRLTTLPRAPLMCAGPGPEAVALQCAATVALGGQAVCINGVLDPMDLHDLPPFGGLIWWGEETAARAYAEALSQRQGPIIPLITGHPDKAHACLERHLCVDTTAAGGNAALLAGERSNPRRVA; this is encoded by the coding sequence ATGATCGACATCAACCAAGCCTGGGACGAGAACAAGCGGCGTAGCGAAGCCGACGTTCTTGGCGACCTTGAACGAACTGCGCAGCTGGAACCGGGCTCGCGGGCCGCAATCGTCACAAGAGCTACGTCCTTGGTGGAGCAAATCCGCGAGGCATCCAGACCCGGCCTCATGGAAACCTTTCTGGCCGAGTACGGCCTATCCACCAGCGAAGGCGTCGCCCTAATGTGTCTTGCCGAGGCACTTCTGCGTGTGCCGGATCCCAAGACAATCGACGCGCTGATTGAGGACAAGATCGCGCCATCCAACTGGTCTGACCATCTGGGTCAGTCCAGCTCACCGCTTGTCAACGCTTCGACATGGGGGCTGTTGCTGACAGGGCGTGTGTTGGATGACGCAGAACCGGGCGTGGCCGGGACGCTGCGCTCCATGGTGCGCCGCCTCGGCGAACCGGTCATCCGTACCGCCGTTGCTGCTGCCATCAAACAGATGGGTCGGCAATTTGTCCTTGGCGAAGACATAGGCGCTGCAATGCAGCGTGCACGCGGAATGGAGGCAAACGGTTACACCTATTCCTACGACATGCTGGGCGAAGGAGCGATCACGGCCGCCGACGCGCAACGCTATGCCCGCGCCTACCGCGATGCCATCGCTCACATCAGCGCCGCATGCAAAGGCCCGGACATCACGATCAACCCAGGAATTTCGGTCAAACTGTCCGCCCTTCATCCGCGCTACGAGGTGGCACAAACCGACCGCGTGATGACTGAACTGGTGCCGGTATTGACCGGGCTAGCACGGCAGGCTGCCGACGCCGGAATGGGGCTTAACATCGATGCCGAAGAGGCCAACCGCCTGGCTCTATCGTTAAAGGTCGTAGAGGCCACGCTTGCGGATCCGAGGCTTGCCGGGTGGAGCGGCTTCGGTGTGGTCGTTCAGGCCTACGGGCAGCGCGCCGGCGGCGTAATCGACGAACTCCACCGGATGGCTGAAACGCATGACCGGCGGATCATGGTTCGGCTGGTCAAAGGCGCCTACTGGGACATGGAAATCAAACATGCGCAGGTTCAGGGCCTGGACGGCTTTCCAGTCTTTACGCGAAAGGCTGCGAGCGATGTCAGCTATATCGGACTGGCGCAAAAGCTCTTGCGGTTGACCGACCGCATCTACCCGCAATTCGCGACACACAACGCCCATTCCGTGGCCGCGGTTTTGGAGATGGCCGAAGACCTGCCGCGCGAAGCGTTCGAATTTCAGCGGCTGCATGGCATGGGCGAGGCGCTGCATGATCTTGTCCTTGCCGACAAGGGAACGCGATGCCGGATCTACGCGCCAGTCGGCGCCCATCGTGATCTCCTCGCTTACCTGGTGCGGCGCCTGCTCGAAAACGGCGCCAACTCCTCCTTCGTCAACCAGATCGTCGATAAATCCGTTCCTGCATCAGTCGTGGCGGCCTGTCCTTTTGAGCAGTTGGCGACAGATATGTCCTCAGGCGGGTCCACTGTCACGACAGGGCCGGAGCTGTTCGCACCTGATCGCCGCAATGCAGCCGGTTTCGATCTAAGTGATGTCAACGAACTCTCCCGTATCGATGCAGCGCGTCAGCGCCCGGCCGGCCTAACGGTCGGCCCGATCATCGCTGGGACACCCATCGGCGGCATATCTGAAGCCATTGCCGACCCAAGCTCCGGTGAAATCATTGGCTCAACAGAGTTAGCATCCGCCGACGATGTGGCAACCGCTCTGTCAGCCGCAAGCCCTTGGACAGCCCCACCCTCCGACCGCGCCACTGTGCTGCGCCGCGCCGCGGATATGTTTGAGGCAGAATTCGGAGAGGCTTTTGCGTTGCTCGCGGCAGAAGCGGGCAAGACACTTGGTGATGCTGTCGCAGAACTTCGCGAGGCGGTGGATTTTCTGCGCTACTATGCGCGTGAGGCCGAGACGCTCGAAACGCCGGCCCGGGGTGTCTTCACCTGCATCAGCCCCTGGAATTTCCCGCTTGCGATCTTCAGTGGCCAGGTCGCAGCGGCACTGGCTGCGGGCAACGCCGTGCTTGCCAAGCCCGCCGAAACGACGCCCGCAATTGCCGCCTGGGCCGTCCAAAAGCTTCATCAGGCGGGTGTGCCGCACGCGGCCCTTCAGTTCCTGCCAGGAACGGGAAGCCAGATCGGTACCGCCTTGACCTCCGACCCGCGGGTGGGCGGCGTGGCCTTCACCGGCTCAACGGCAACGGCGCGCCGCATCCAGTCGGCCATGGCCACCGGCTGCGCGCCGGGCACGCCCCTAATTGCCGAAACCGGCGGGCTCAATGCGATGATTGTCGACAGCACGGCCCTGCCCGAACAGGCCGTTCGCGACATCATCGTCTCCGCGTTCCAGTCGGCCGGTCAGCGCTGTTCGGCGCTGCGCTGCCTCTATCTTCAAGAGGATATCGCCGCGCCCTTCCTGGAGCGCCTAGCTGGGGCAATGGACGAACTGGTTCTTGGTAACCCGTGGGACATCGCAACCGATATCGGGCCCATTATCTCAGAGACGGCCGCAGTTAGGATCAACGCCTATATCGACGCCGCTGCGCGTGACGGTCGGCTGATCCATCGACGTGAGGCACCTAATTTGGGGTCTTTCGTCGGGCCGGCCCTCATCAGCGTGTCCGGCATTGACGACTTGGAAGAGGAGGTCTTTGGACCTGTCCTCCATGTCGCGACCTTCAAGGCCGATGAGATTGACCGTGTCATCGCGGCCATCAACGCGACCGGCTATGGTTTGACCTTCGGCCTGCACACAAGGATCGACGACCGTGTGCAGACCATCGCCGACGCAGTTGATGCCGGCAACATCTACGCCAATCGCAATCAGATTGGCGCAATCGTCGGCAGCCAGCCTTTTGGCGGCGAAGGTCTATCGGGGACCGGGCCGAAGGCCGGTGGACCACATTATCTGACCCGTTTCACCGCCTCACCCGCCCCGCAAATTTCGGCGGACTGGGCGACACCGACGGACATTGGCGCTCTCAAAAAGGCATTGCGTGCATTGGATACCCGGTCGGTCCTCAGTCAAACGCAAATCCTTCCAGGACCAACAGGCGAGCTCAACAGGTTGACCACCCTGCCCCGAGCCCCGCTCATGTGTGCAGGCCCCGGCCCCGAGGCTGTTGCCCTGCAATGTGCTGCCACAGTGGCACTTGGAGGCCAAGCCGTTTGCATCAATGGCGTGCTTGACCCGATGGATTTGCATGATCTGCCGCCCTTTGGCGGGTTGATCTGGTGGGGAGAAGAGACTGCCGCGCGTGCTTACGCAGAAGCGCTTTCCCAACGCCAAGGACCGATCATCCCGCTCATCACGGGGCATCCGGATAAGGCGCATGCCTGTCTGGAGCGCCATCTTTGCGTCGATACGACGGCCGCTGGCGGCAATGCCGCGCTCCTCGCTGGAGAGCGTAGCAACCCACGCCGGGTTGCCTGA
- a CDS encoding ABC transporter permease, with amino-acid sequence MSLAEPSSVAVNDRPAHLSWQQQTLTFFKDPAALICSLILLALLLTAVFAPLIADDPLQIFPAGRLAGPDETALLGRDHLGRDVFARAVYGTQASLTVGFAVAALTSIIGVAIGIYAGLSTIGGAIIMRLNDAMMAIPAILLAIALAALFDAGLTTVIFAITVPEIPRMVRLVRSVVLSVREQPYVMAARSIGTSGLAMVWRHILPNTMGPVMVQATYVCASAIITSAVLSFLGVGTSPEVPSWGGMMADARRHFRIHPELMLYPGLLLSLLVLAVNLLGDRLSDALDPRKMKRGAL; translated from the coding sequence ATGAGCCTGGCCGAACCGTCCTCAGTTGCCGTCAACGACCGACCGGCGCATCTCAGTTGGCAGCAACAGACGCTGACCTTTTTCAAGGATCCAGCCGCGCTCATTTGCAGCTTGATCCTGCTGGCACTGTTGTTGACCGCCGTCTTCGCGCCGCTGATCGCTGATGATCCGCTGCAAATCTTTCCTGCCGGTCGGCTCGCTGGGCCGGACGAGACGGCGCTGCTCGGCCGCGATCATCTGGGGCGCGACGTGTTCGCCCGCGCCGTCTATGGCACGCAAGCCTCGCTGACCGTTGGTTTTGCGGTTGCCGCACTTACTAGCATCATCGGCGTCGCGATTGGCATCTATGCCGGTCTATCGACGATTGGCGGCGCGATTATCATGCGGCTCAACGATGCCATGATGGCAATCCCGGCCATTCTGCTGGCGATCGCTTTGGCGGCACTTTTCGACGCTGGTCTCACGACCGTGATCTTTGCGATCACTGTGCCAGAGATACCGCGCATGGTGCGGCTGGTGCGCTCGGTTGTGCTGAGCGTGCGCGAACAACCCTATGTGATGGCGGCGCGATCCATCGGGACATCGGGCCTAGCTATGGTCTGGCGCCACATACTGCCCAACACGATGGGGCCGGTTATGGTTCAGGCGACCTATGTGTGTGCCTCCGCCATCATCACCTCTGCTGTCTTGAGTTTTCTGGGCGTCGGCACCTCGCCGGAAGTGCCCAGCTGGGGCGGCATGATGGCCGATGCGCGCCGCCATTTCCGCATTCACCCGGAGCTTATGCTCTATCCGGGGCTATTGCTTTCGTTGTTGGTCTTGGCTGTCAACCTGCTCGGCGACCGGTTGAGCGATGCACTTGACCCGCGCAAGATGAAGCGTGGTGCGCTGTGA
- a CDS encoding Lrp/AsnC ligand binding domain-containing protein: MLKNERLDEIDHRILGALAADGRISMTALGLEVGLSKTPVTARVRRLESLGVITGYRAELSASKLGLEHVAFLEVKLSDTRQQALSDFNDAVRLIPEVESCHMIAGGFDYLLKVRTTDIAAYRRVLGEQISQLPHLASTSTFVSMESVLELGGLQL; encoded by the coding sequence ATGCTGAAAAATGAGCGCTTGGACGAAATTGACCATCGAATCCTGGGCGCGTTGGCGGCCGATGGGCGGATTTCGATGACAGCACTCGGCTTGGAAGTTGGTCTCTCCAAAACCCCGGTCACGGCTCGCGTGAGGCGGCTGGAGTCGCTTGGTGTGATTACGGGCTATCGGGCTGAGCTCTCGGCAAGCAAACTTGGGCTTGAGCATGTCGCCTTTTTGGAGGTGAAGCTCTCCGATACGCGGCAGCAGGCTTTGTCCGACTTCAACGACGCAGTGCGCCTCATCCCCGAGGTGGAATCCTGCCACATGATTGCCGGCGGATTCGATTATCTGCTCAAAGTCAGAACCACGGATATCGCCGCCTATAGACGAGTTTTGGGTGAGCAGATCTCGCAGCTGCCGCACCTTGCATCCACATCAACCTTCGTGTCTATGGAAAGCGTCCTTGAGCTGGGCGGGTTGCAGCTCTGA
- a CDS encoding FAD-binding oxidoreductase has translation MNSPVSIAVIGSGIVGLSVAFFLRRDGHDVTLSAFYDGIGIASHQSMVERPASACR, from the coding sequence TTGAACAGCCCCGTCTCCATCGCTGTCATCGGCTCGGGCATCGTTGGACTGAGCGTGGCCTTCTTTTTGAGGAGAGACGGTCACGACGTAACGCTCTCCGCCTTCTACGACGGGATCGGCATCGCGTCCCACCAATCCATGGTGGAACGGCCCGCCTCAGCTTGCCGCTGA
- a CDS encoding ABC transporter ATP-binding protein translates to MDAVAQTATPVLSVRELSLRFHAHGSVLQALDRISFDVHPGEILSLVGESGCGKSVTVMAILGLLPPEGAELSGRSISLGGEELLGCGERAMRRVRGARIGMIFQDPMTSLNPVHTIGMQIAEPLRRHLGLSQRNARVRALELLDLVKIPDAKNRLDAYPHELSGGMRQRVMIAIALSCNPELLIADEPTTSLDVTVQAQILDLINELKDELGMSIILITHDLGVVAGCADRMMVMYAGRIVEEGPTGSVFRRPSHGYTAGLLQSLPGGHTGHRTMLAEVPGSVPRLDKPSIGCSYFDRCGFAGPECKEPLPPPHAISADHRTACVRHAEVFSGVRGHPIVVRWS, encoded by the coding sequence ATGGATGCAGTCGCACAGACGGCAACGCCTGTCTTGAGCGTGCGCGAACTCAGCTTGCGGTTTCATGCCCATGGGTCCGTCTTGCAGGCACTCGACCGTATCTCGTTTGACGTGCATCCCGGCGAAATTCTGAGCCTTGTTGGCGAGTCGGGTTGCGGCAAAAGTGTCACCGTCATGGCGATCCTTGGTCTGCTGCCACCCGAGGGGGCAGAGCTTAGTGGTCGATCGATTAGCCTAGGCGGTGAGGAGCTTTTGGGTTGCGGCGAACGAGCTATGCGCCGGGTGCGTGGCGCTCGCATCGGTATGATTTTTCAAGACCCCATGACCTCCCTCAACCCGGTTCACACCATCGGTATGCAGATCGCTGAGCCCCTTCGACGCCATCTTGGTCTGAGCCAACGGAACGCGCGGGTCCGGGCTCTTGAGCTGCTTGATTTGGTGAAGATACCCGATGCCAAGAACCGGCTGGATGCCTACCCCCATGAGCTTTCTGGCGGCATGCGGCAGCGGGTTATGATTGCGATCGCGCTTTCCTGCAACCCGGAGCTTTTGATCGCTGATGAGCCGACCACGTCGCTCGACGTAACCGTCCAGGCGCAAATCCTAGACCTCATCAACGAGCTGAAAGATGAGCTAGGCATGAGCATCATTCTCATCACCCATGATTTGGGTGTGGTGGCCGGTTGCGCCGACCGAATGATGGTGATGTATGCAGGCCGGATTGTCGAAGAAGGGCCAACGGGCTCGGTGTTTCGCCGGCCGTCGCATGGCTACACGGCTGGGTTGCTGCAGTCTCTGCCAGGTGGACACACAGGTCACCGAACTATGCTGGCTGAAGTCCCCGGCAGCGTACCGCGTCTGGACAAGCCGAGCATTGGATGCAGCTATTTTGATCGCTGTGGCTTTGCCGGCCCTGAGTGCAAAGAACCGCTCCCACCTCCGCACGCCATCAGTGCCGATCACCGTACCGCATGCGTGCGCCATGCAGAGGTATTCTCCGGTGTTCGCGGCCACCCCATTGTGGTGCGGTGGTCATGA
- a CDS encoding ABC transporter permease: protein MLLYIAGRLLAAIPITALVAVFIFSLVHLAPGDPAVLLAGDNATPQQVEQIRERLELDRPLHEQFGIWAVNAVQLDLGESIYSRQPVTRLIAQRIEPTFVLSIVTLILTVAIAVPLGVIAAWKANTLLDRAIMGFAVIGFSVPVFVIGYMLVYFFAVERRWFPVQGYKSLSDGILASLHSVTLPSIALALVFAALIARVTRAAMLEALNENYIRTARAKGMGTARILITHALKNAGVPVVTVIGIGFATLIGGVVVTESVFNIPGIGRLTVDAITRRDYPVVQGVILFFSLMLIGVNLLVDMSYGLFDPRVRG from the coding sequence ATGTTGCTTTACATCGCTGGACGCCTGCTTGCCGCCATTCCGATCACGGCGCTGGTTGCCGTTTTCATCTTTTCCTTGGTTCACCTGGCCCCTGGCGACCCGGCCGTGCTCCTGGCCGGCGACAATGCAACGCCGCAGCAGGTGGAGCAGATTCGGGAACGTCTGGAGCTTGATCGCCCACTACACGAGCAGTTCGGTATCTGGGCCGTCAACGCTGTGCAGCTTGATCTTGGCGAGTCCATCTATTCGCGCCAACCGGTCACACGCCTGATCGCTCAGCGTATTGAACCGACATTTGTCCTGAGCATTGTGACGCTCATTCTCACCGTTGCCATTGCGGTGCCGCTGGGTGTGATTGCTGCTTGGAAAGCCAACACCTTGCTTGACCGTGCAATCATGGGCTTTGCGGTGATCGGCTTCTCAGTTCCGGTCTTCGTTATCGGCTATATGCTCGTCTACTTCTTTGCGGTGGAACGACGATGGTTCCCCGTCCAGGGGTACAAGTCCTTATCAGATGGTATTCTGGCAAGCCTGCACTCCGTTACGCTGCCATCGATCGCGCTTGCGTTGGTATTTGCTGCGCTCATTGCACGCGTTACCCGCGCAGCGATGCTCGAGGCTCTCAACGAAAACTATATCCGCACGGCGCGTGCCAAAGGTATGGGCACCGCGCGTATTCTTATCACGCACGCGCTGAAGAACGCAGGCGTGCCGGTGGTCACGGTGATCGGCATTGGTTTCGCCACGCTGATCGGCGGCGTGGTGGTCACCGAGTCGGTCTTCAATATTCCCGGTATTGGACGGCTAACAGTGGATGCGATTACACGGCGTGACTATCCCGTCGTGCAAGGGGTCATTCTGTTCTTCTCGCTGATGCTGATCGGCGTCAATCTGCTGGTCGATATGAGCTACGGGCTTTTCGACCCTCGGGTGAGGGGATAG